The Euphorbia lathyris chromosome 8, ddEupLath1.1, whole genome shotgun sequence genome has a window encoding:
- the LOC136203292 gene encoding uncharacterized protein, translating to MPATGTKIENYEDFVKVHGLLLAASGLPRSLHRKLFDKLVSETFDGGAYFHIEPCQEGRQRRLLLTSDSMPNESNVFLVDHAWTFRLSDAYKQLQEVPGLVQRMASLMCVDIDFNSDADDEDGVSQDHNSKLNVVDVVQNEINDAKAKGYDTVRWLELEELDIDDDMLLSLDLPGKFPDLLALSLCGNKLDSVETIVQEVTKFKYLRALWLNNNPVLKHGDDHMVDTIIQRCPTLQIYNSRFTDNFGEWALGFSEGVYEKDNPGCVHEGESDLQCVTSLDLSNRFVHSLMNKAFSPVKMPALSHLNIRGNPLEQNSINELLEVLKGFPHLQALEVDIPGPLGGSAIEILESFPSLSLLNGVHASKILETGNPVIDAKLEPRLPKWTADEPLADRIISAMWLYIMSYRLADEEKIDETSVWYVMDELGSALRHSDEPNFRVAPFLFMPEGKLESAVSYSILWPVQNVKNGDECTRDFLFGIGEDKHRSARLTAYFHTPHNFFIQEYKKFCQNLQSTNLNSLPVKSPSTKRLCRGDGFPLHVYTDIPQVEELLTRPEFVITSESKDADIIWTSMQVDDETKKATGITDQQYINQFPFEACLVMKHHLAETVQRAHGSPEWLQPTYNLETHLSPLIGDCYLRERDGMDNLWILKPWNMARTIDTTVTDNLAAIIRLMETGPKICQKYIEHPALFQGKKFDLRYIVLVRSMNPLELFLADIFWVRLANNQYTLNKNSFFEYETHFTVMNYRGILNHKNTPEFVAEFEQEHQVKWMDIHQRVRNMIRSVFEAAALVHPEMHSPTSRAMYGVDVMLDSSFQPKLLEVTYCPDCTRACQYDMQSLSGSGEVIKAKEFFNYVFGCLFLDEITHVKPL from the exons ATGCCCGCCACTGGTACAAAAATTGAAAACTATGAGGACTTCGTCAAAGTTCACGGTCTGCTTCTGGCTGCGTCGGGTCTCCCTCGATCGCTTCATCGCAAACTGTTCGATAAACTAGTTTCAGAGACCTTCGACGGTGGCGCCTACTTCCATATCGAGCCCTGTCAGGAAGGACGGCAGAGGCGACTTCTTCTTACCTCTGATTCTATGCCCAATGAATCCAACGTTTTCCTTGTCGACCATGCCTGGACATTTCGTCTTTCCGATGCTTACAAGCAG CTTCAAGAAGTGCCAGGGTTGGTACAGAGAATGGCTTCTTTGATGTGTGTAGATATCGACTTCAATTCTGATGCCGATGATGAGGATGGAGTTTCTCAAGATCACAATTCGAAATTGAATGTCGTGGATGTGGTTCAGAACGAGATTAATGATGCAAAAGCTAAAGGCTATGATACTGTTAGATGGTTGGAGCTTGAGGAACTTGACATTGACGATGATATGCTTCTCTCTCTTGATTTACCGGGCAAGTTTCCG gATCTACTAGCGCTTAGCCTGTGTGGAAACAAGCTTGACAGCGTAGAAACAATAGTGCAAGAAGTTAccaaattcaaatatttaaggGCTCTGTGGCTGAATAACAATCCAGTCCTAAAACACGG TGATGATCATATGGTGGATACAATTATCCAAAGATGTCCAACATTGCAAATCTACAACTCGCGTTTCACTGATAACTTTGGTGAGTGGGCCTTGGGATTTTCTGAAGGAGTGTATGAGAAGGATAATCCTGGCTGCGTCCATGAAGGAGAGTCTGACTTGCAGTGTGTCACTTCCCTTGATCTTTCAAATAGATTTGTTCATTCTCTTATGAATAAG GCATTTTCTCCTGTCAAAATGCCAGCTCTTTCACACTTGAATATTCGGGGAAACCCATTGGAGCAGAATTCAATTAATGAATTATTGGAAGTATTGAAAGGATTTCCTCATTTACAAGCTTTAGAG GTGGATATTCCTGGCCCCCTTGGTGGAAGTGCTATAGAAATTCTTGAATCTTTTCCCAGTCTTTCTTTGCTGAATGGTGTCCATGcatcaaaaatattagaaactGGAAACCCTGTGATTGATGCAAAATTGGAGCCTCGTCTTCCCAAATGGACAGCTGACGAACCTCTTGCTGATCGCATTATTTCTGCAATGTGGTTATATATCATGTCATATAGACTTGCAGATGAGGAAAAGATCGATGAAACCTCAGTGTG GTATGTGATGGATGAACTAGGTTCTGCTTTACGGCACAGTGATGAGCCGAATTTCAGGGTGGCTCCTTTCCTGTTTATGCCAGAGGGGAAGCTTGAATCAGCTGTGAG CTATTCCATATTATGGCCCGTTCAGAATGTCAAAAATGGAGATGAATGCACTCGTGATTTCCTTTTTGGAATTGGGGAAGACAAACACCGTTCTGCCAGGCTGACTGCATATTTCCATACAccacataatttttttattcaa GAGTACAAGAAATTCTGTCAGAACTTGCAATCAACAAATCTAAACTCTTTGCCTGTGAAGTCTCCTTCAACTAAACGCTTGTGTCGTGGCGATGGATTTCCTTTGCATGTCTACACTGATATACCACAAGTGGAAGAACTTTTAACACGTCCAGAATTTGTAATCA CATCGGAGTCCAAGGATGCAGATATTATATGGACAAGTATGCAGGTGGATGATGAAACAAAAAAAGCTACTGGAATAACGGACCAGCAATACATTAACCAATTTCCTTTTGAGGCTTGTCTTGTCATGAAACATCATCTGGCAGAGACTGTTCAGAGG GCTCATGGAAGTCCTGAATGGTTGCAACCAACTTACAATCTGGAAACACATCTATCTCCACTTATTGGTGACTGTTATTTGCGTGAAAGAGATGGAATGGACAACCTATGGATCTTAAAGCCATGGAACATGGCCCGAACTATTGATACAACTGTAACTGATAATTTGGCTGCAATTATCCGACTGATGGAGACTGGTCCTAAAATATGCCAGAAATATATTGAGCACCCTGCCTTGTTCCAAGGGAAGAAATTCGATCTCCGTTATATTGTACTTGTTCGCAGTATGAACCCCTTGGAACTTTTTCTCGCAGATATTTTCTGG GTTAGATTGGCAAACAACCAATATACTCTAAACAAGAACAGCTTCTTTGAGTATGAGACTCACTTTACTGTCATG AACTATCGTGGAATATTGAATCACAAAAACACACCAGAGTTTGTTGCAGAATTTGAACAAGAGCATCAAG TTAAATGGATGGATATCCATCAAAGAGTAAGAAACATGATTAGATCTGTTTTCGAGGCAGCTGCACTAGTACATCCTGAAATGCATAGCCCAACATCTAGGGCAATGTATGGTGTCGATGTAATGCTTGATAGCTCTTTTCAACCAAAATTATTGGAG GTAACTTACTGCCCAGACTGCACAAGAGCATGCCAGTATGATATGCAATCTCTATCTGGAAGCGGAGAAGTAATAAAAGCTAAAGAGTTCTTCAATTATGTGTTTGGTTGTTTATTTTTGGATGAAATCACTCATGTAAAGCCACTGTAA